Proteins from one Fuerstiella sp. genomic window:
- a CDS encoding ThuA domain-containing protein codes for MITNIHLSPYLRSGVAAVLTGLLMFSFTAGAAAGDRLEFKTPNAGEKTKHIVLVAGDEEYRSEESMPMLAKILSRHHAYNCTVVFSFGPDGAKYVDPNNQQGLRGLEALQSADLMIIGTRFRQPSPEQTEYITDYLNAGRPVIGIRTATHAFRGEGTFGSISYGEFGRKILGEQWVSHHGRHKKEGARGVIQTEFAGHAILNGVRNVFAPSDVYGVIHLTADDQILLRGAVTASLDPKSEILSDDPRNDPMQPFAWLHTYTTPDGTGQGQSFCTTAGASVDLLSYDLRRLIVNAAYYLTGREVPAAADVRFVDPFYPSFYGFIRDQAYWKNANMTPQDYGPGKSPRMADPPGSPKWPFRAMPGKN; via the coding sequence ATGATTACCAACATTCATTTGTCTCCGTATCTGCGTTCCGGAGTGGCCGCCGTCCTAACGGGATTATTGATGTTCTCTTTTACTGCCGGGGCTGCGGCCGGTGACCGACTCGAATTCAAAACTCCCAATGCCGGCGAGAAAACCAAGCATATTGTGCTGGTCGCTGGCGACGAGGAATACCGAAGTGAAGAATCAATGCCGATGCTGGCCAAAATTCTAAGCCGGCACCATGCCTACAACTGTACAGTTGTGTTTTCGTTTGGCCCGGACGGCGCAAAGTATGTGGATCCAAATAACCAACAGGGTCTAAGAGGGCTGGAAGCCCTGCAGTCTGCCGACCTGATGATCATCGGCACTCGATTCCGACAACCGTCGCCCGAGCAGACGGAGTACATCACCGACTACCTGAATGCCGGCAGACCGGTGATTGGAATTCGCACAGCAACACATGCGTTCCGCGGAGAGGGAACCTTTGGCAGCATCAGCTATGGAGAATTTGGCCGCAAAATACTGGGAGAACAATGGGTCAGTCATCACGGCAGGCATAAGAAGGAAGGGGCACGTGGAGTGATTCAGACCGAATTCGCCGGTCATGCAATTCTTAACGGCGTCCGGAATGTGTTCGCCCCCAGTGATGTGTACGGTGTCATTCATCTGACTGCCGATGATCAGATCCTGTTGCGGGGAGCCGTGACGGCATCACTGGACCCAAAGTCTGAAATTCTTTCTGATGATCCTCGGAATGATCCGATGCAACCCTTTGCCTGGCTGCACACATATACAACGCCGGACGGAACCGGACAGGGACAATCATTTTGTACAACTGCGGGTGCGTCCGTGGATCTGCTCAGCTATGACCTGAGACGTTTGATTGTCAACGCGGCGTATTATCTGACCGGCAGAGAGGTTCCTGCTGCGGCGGATGTTCGTTTTGTGGATCCGTTTTATCCCAGCTTCTACGGTTTTATCCGCGATCAGGCTTACTGGAAAAATGCAAACATGACGCCTCAGGACTACGGTCCCGGCAAATCGCCGAGGATGGCCGATCCTCCGGGTTCTCCGAAATGGCCGTTCCGGGCGATGCCCGGTAAAAACTGA